Proteins co-encoded in one Aspergillus luchuensis IFO 4308 DNA, chromosome 6, nearly complete sequence genomic window:
- a CDS encoding ubiquitin-conjugating enzyme E2 (COG:O;~EggNog:ENOG410PM4H;~InterPro:IPR016135,IPR000608;~PFAM:PF00179;~TransMembrane:1 (o253-270i)), translating into MSPSTRRLLKESTDLQTNPSPYFHAAPVSDTNLFDWHFTLLGPPAPSPYAGGIYHGRITLPPTYPLRPPSFRFLTPSGRFEVNREICLSISGHHEETWQPAWGIRTALIALRSFMDGDAKGQVGGLDVADEVRRRYARESRAWRCDGCEGSKGRENEVVMREWWGVCRERGVVVEGEEDKSEAAAADAGISAGVDAGAGADTSQIPQAEVQPQQPQQQQQLQQQQHTPPATRPPPPVPAAPAAAAATSQDTPWLDRAIIGVIIALVAMILRRLTRDMDMD; encoded by the coding sequence atgtCCCCCTCGACCCGCCGCCTCCTCAAAGAATCCACAGACCTCCAAACCAACCCATCACCCTACTTCCACGCCGCCCCGGTATCCGACACCAACCTCTTCGACTGGCACTTCACACTGCTAGGCCCCCCAGCACCCTCTCCCTACGCCGGGGGCATCTACCACGGCCGCATCACCCTCCCACCCACATACCCACTCCGCCCACCCAGCTTCCGATTCCTGACGCCCTCCGGGCGATTCGAAGTCAACCGCGAGATCTGCCTCAGTATCTCCGGCCATCATGAGGAGACGTGGCAGCCCGCGTGGGGGATACGGACGGCGTTGATTGCGTTGCGGAGTTTCATGGATGGAGATGCGAAGGGCCAGGTGGGCGGGTTGGATGTGGCGGatgaggtgaggaggaggtatgCGAGGGAGAGTAGGGCGTGGAGGTGTGATGGGTGTGAGGGGAgtaaggggagggagaatgagGTGGTTATGAGGGAGTGGTGGGGGGTTTgtagggagaggggggtggtggttgagggggaggaggataaaAGTGAGGCTGCAGCTGCGGATGCAGGTATATCTGCAGGTGTGGATGCGGGTGCAGGTGCAGACACGTCTCAGATCCCTCAAGCTGAGGTACAACCACAGCAGcctcaacaacagcagcaactacaacaacaacaacatactCCCCCAGCAACAagacctccaccaccagtgCCAGCtgcacctgctgctgctgctgcaacatCTCAAGATACCCCCTGGCTCGACCGAGCCATCATCGGGGTCATCATCGCCCTAGTAGCCATGATCCTGCGACGGCTGACGCGCGACATGGACATGGACTGA